One region of Streptomyces subrutilus genomic DNA includes:
- a CDS encoding TetR/AcrR family transcriptional regulator, translated as MSPRSASVNEELRRRSRERLLQATVELVAERGYEATTLGDIADRAGAARGLVSYYFPGKRQLLQSAVHRLMHLTLEAALEREPRGDDGRERLARAIDAVLGLARDQPLLMRTHMAGILTAEGFVQCPEQQRLAELLRDTVARYGSPDVDADYPLLRALLMGAVVAVLLPGAPMPLARLRAELFQRYGLDWELGAPPDGGPPGGTIR; from the coding sequence ATGTCCCCGCGCAGCGCATCGGTCAATGAAGAATTGCGCAGACGTTCCCGGGAGCGGCTGCTCCAGGCCACGGTCGAGCTCGTCGCCGAGCGGGGCTACGAGGCCACGACCCTCGGCGACATCGCCGACCGGGCGGGCGCGGCACGCGGCCTGGTCTCGTACTACTTCCCGGGCAAGCGGCAGTTGCTGCAGTCGGCGGTGCACCGGCTGATGCACCTCACCCTGGAGGCGGCCCTGGAGCGGGAGCCGCGCGGCGACGACGGGCGGGAGCGGTTGGCGCGCGCCATCGACGCCGTCCTCGGGCTGGCCCGCGACCAGCCGCTGCTGATGCGCACGCACATGGCGGGCATCCTCACGGCCGAGGGCTTCGTGCAGTGCCCGGAGCAGCAGCGGCTCGCGGAGCTGCTGCGGGACACCGTCGCGCGGTACGGCTCGCCGGACGTGGACGCGGACTATCCGCTGCTGCGGGCGCTGCTGATGGGCGCCGTGGTGGCGGTCCTGCTGCCCGGTGCGCCCATGCCCCTGGCCCGGCTGCGGGCCGAGCTGTTCCAGCGCTACGGGCTGGACTGGGAGCTCGGCGCTCCGCCGGACGGCGGGCCGCCCGGCGGAACGATTCGCTGA
- a CDS encoding LVIVD repeat-containing protein: MSSFHSTRVRKGRVGAAVAAAGLLATLLAAGPAAATPDPGDLAPGGGSRQDAGIVEGREIAPGEVPGQDEIVHSKNIKHLANVPLAETATINTDLAFQGKYAYAGNYNGFTIYDIANPRAPKTVSQVLCPGGQNDISVHGDLLFLSTDSSRSDDSCTSVTQPATEKSSWEGIKIFDIKDKKNPRYIKSVETNCGSHTHTLVPDGRDIYVYVASYSPNEAFPDCKPPHDGISVVKVPKKAPTKAAVVAFPVLFPDGGNPGGPTNPGVSKTTGCHDITVLPSKNLAAGACMGDGILFDISRPEQPRVIDRVQDNVNFAFWHSATFNQRANKVVFTDELGGGGGATCDEATGPNRGADGIYDITGRGDERKLAFRSYFKIPRHQADTENCVAHNGSLIPVGGGRDIMVQAWYQGGVSVWDFTDSARPEEIGYFERGPLTTDALGLGGSWSAYYYNGHIYSNDIAKGFDVLRLDDWRTESAKWVWMDRLNVQTQPEYR; the protein is encoded by the coding sequence GTGAGCTCGTTCCACAGCACGAGAGTGCGCAAAGGGAGAGTAGGGGCGGCCGTCGCGGCGGCCGGACTCCTCGCCACGCTCCTGGCCGCCGGACCTGCGGCCGCCACCCCCGACCCGGGCGACCTCGCACCGGGCGGCGGCAGCCGGCAGGACGCGGGCATCGTCGAGGGCCGGGAGATCGCCCCCGGCGAGGTCCCCGGCCAGGACGAGATCGTGCACAGCAAGAACATCAAGCACCTGGCGAACGTTCCCCTCGCCGAGACCGCGACGATCAACACCGACCTGGCCTTCCAGGGCAAGTACGCCTACGCGGGCAACTACAACGGCTTCACGATCTACGACATCGCCAATCCCAGGGCGCCGAAGACCGTCAGCCAGGTGCTGTGCCCCGGCGGCCAGAACGACATCTCCGTCCACGGGGACCTGCTCTTCCTCTCCACCGACTCCTCGCGCAGCGACGACTCCTGCACCAGCGTCACGCAGCCCGCCACGGAGAAGTCCTCGTGGGAGGGCATCAAGATCTTCGACATCAAGGACAAGAAGAACCCCCGGTACATCAAGTCCGTCGAGACCAACTGCGGTTCCCACACCCACACCCTGGTGCCGGACGGCCGTGACATCTACGTGTACGTCGCCTCGTACTCCCCGAACGAGGCCTTCCCCGACTGCAAGCCGCCGCACGACGGCATCTCGGTGGTGAAGGTCCCGAAGAAGGCGCCGACCAAGGCCGCGGTCGTCGCCTTCCCGGTCCTGTTCCCGGACGGAGGCAACCCCGGCGGGCCCACCAACCCCGGCGTCTCCAAGACCACCGGCTGCCACGACATCACCGTGCTGCCGTCGAAGAACCTGGCCGCCGGCGCCTGCATGGGAGACGGCATCCTCTTCGACATCAGCCGGCCCGAGCAGCCGAGGGTCATCGACCGGGTGCAGGACAACGTGAACTTCGCGTTCTGGCACTCGGCCACCTTCAACCAGCGGGCGAACAAGGTGGTGTTCACCGACGAGCTCGGCGGCGGTGGCGGCGCCACCTGCGACGAGGCCACCGGCCCGAACCGCGGCGCCGACGGGATCTACGACATCACCGGCCGCGGGGACGAGCGCAAGCTCGCGTTCCGCAGCTACTTCAAGATCCCGCGCCACCAGGCCGACACCGAGAACTGCGTGGCCCACAACGGCTCGCTGATCCCGGTCGGCGGCGGCCGCGACATCATGGTCCAGGCGTGGTACCAGGGCGGTGTGTCGGTATGGGACTTCACCGACTCCGCCCGGCCCGAGGAGATCGGGTACTTCGAACGCGGCCCGCTGACCACCGACGCGCTCGGGCTCGGCGGCTCCTGGTCGGCGTACTACTACAACGGCCACATCTATTCGAACGACATCGCCAAGGGCTTCGACGTGCTCAGGCTCGACGACTGGCGCACCGAGAGCGCCAAGTGGGTGTGGATGGACCGGCTCAACGTCCAGACCCAGCCCGAGTACCGCTGA
- a CDS encoding DUF305 domain-containing protein: protein MDMAKDPRGRKARETRRGRFPAAAVAAGLLLVLAGCQDEDRPGAAAAEDGRPVVVAPGKPGEKARTLTPEQAAGEKPDDTPNAADHAYVQGMIEHHRQALTMSALAPQRASADGVKRLAERIAAAQQPEIGAMERWLARHPAPQAGSGGHGHGHGAMPGMATEQQLRELTGATGADFDRLFLKLMTAHHEGALKMAGQALAGGNNVAVEEMATEVVATQTAEVHRMRAMG, encoded by the coding sequence ATGGACATGGCAAAAGACCCCCGGGGACGCAAGGCACGGGAAACCCGGCGGGGCCGGTTCCCCGCGGCGGCCGTGGCCGCGGGCCTCCTGCTGGTGCTCGCCGGCTGCCAGGACGAGGACCGGCCCGGTGCGGCGGCGGCCGAGGACGGCCGGCCCGTGGTCGTCGCACCGGGCAAACCGGGCGAGAAAGCGCGCACCCTCACCCCCGAACAGGCCGCCGGGGAGAAGCCGGACGACACCCCGAACGCCGCCGACCACGCCTACGTACAGGGCATGATCGAGCACCACCGGCAGGCGCTGACGATGAGCGCGCTGGCGCCGCAGCGGGCCTCGGCGGACGGGGTCAAGCGCCTGGCGGAGCGGATCGCGGCCGCCCAGCAGCCCGAGATCGGGGCGATGGAGCGGTGGCTGGCCCGCCACCCCGCGCCGCAGGCCGGCTCCGGCGGGCACGGCCACGGCCACGGCGCGATGCCCGGCATGGCCACGGAGCAGCAGCTGCGGGAGCTGACCGGGGCCACCGGCGCCGACTTCGACCGGCTGTTCCTGAAGCTGATGACCGCGCACCACGAGGGCGCGCTGAAGATGGCGGGCCAGGCGCTGGCCGGCGGCAACAACGTCGCGGTCGAGGAGATGGCCACCGAGGTGGTGGCCACGCAGACCGCCGAGGTCCACCGGATGCGCGCGATGGGCTGA
- a CDS encoding FAD-dependent oxidoreductase, with translation MLRIAVVGSGPSGVYAAQTLVQQREVPGVRVDVLDRLPAPYGLVRYGVAPDHEKIKSLQGSLRAVLEDERIRFLGNVEVGGELLSTERLLELYHAVVYCVGAARDRMLGIPGEELAGVHSATAFVSWYSGHPDAVAEAFGLAEVDSAVVVGAGNVAVDVTRILARGEAELAPTDMPQRALGALAESGVRRVAMVARRGPSQGKFTTKELRELGTLPGVDAVVDPAEAALDPVYGDPAAAAALPAVARRNLEVLRGWAERGPGGAGRRIDLRFYLRPVEILGGPDGRVSGMRFERTAPDGRGGVTGTGVYEDIAAQLVLRSVGYKGVPLAGLPFDPATGTVPHAAGRVVRAGRASVGEYVAGWIKRGPTGVIGTNRPCAKETASSLLQDAGALAGRELPGDPLDALRAAGLRPVEWPGWLAVETAEADLGRSLGRRSVKIPDWQGLLGAAGLA, from the coding sequence GTGCTTCGTATCGCCGTCGTCGGATCGGGCCCCAGCGGGGTCTACGCGGCCCAGACCCTGGTGCAGCAGCGCGAGGTGCCGGGGGTGCGGGTCGACGTCCTGGACCGGCTGCCGGCTCCGTACGGGCTCGTGCGGTACGGGGTCGCGCCCGACCACGAGAAGATCAAGTCGCTGCAGGGCAGCCTGCGCGCCGTGCTCGAGGACGAGCGGATCCGCTTCCTCGGGAACGTCGAGGTCGGCGGGGAGCTGCTGTCCACGGAGCGGCTGCTGGAGCTGTACCACGCGGTGGTGTACTGCGTGGGCGCGGCGCGCGACCGCATGCTGGGGATCCCCGGCGAGGAACTGGCCGGCGTGCACTCCGCGACGGCCTTCGTGTCCTGGTACAGCGGACATCCCGACGCCGTCGCCGAGGCCTTCGGGCTGGCCGAGGTGGACTCGGCGGTGGTGGTCGGCGCGGGCAACGTCGCGGTGGACGTGACCCGGATCCTGGCCCGGGGCGAGGCGGAGCTGGCGCCGACGGACATGCCTCAGCGGGCGCTCGGCGCGCTCGCCGAGAGCGGGGTGCGACGGGTGGCGATGGTGGCCCGGCGCGGTCCCTCGCAGGGCAAGTTCACCACCAAGGAGCTGCGGGAGCTGGGCACGCTGCCCGGTGTCGACGCCGTGGTGGACCCCGCCGAGGCGGCCCTCGACCCGGTGTACGGCGACCCGGCCGCTGCCGCGGCGCTGCCCGCGGTGGCCCGGCGCAACCTCGAAGTGCTGCGCGGCTGGGCGGAGCGGGGTCCGGGCGGGGCGGGGCGCCGCATCGACCTGCGGTTCTACCTGCGCCCGGTGGAGATCCTGGGCGGTCCCGACGGCCGGGTCAGCGGCATGCGCTTCGAGCGGACGGCGCCCGATGGCCGGGGCGGGGTGACCGGTACGGGCGTGTACGAGGACATCGCGGCGCAGCTGGTGCTGCGCTCGGTGGGGTACAAGGGAGTCCCGCTGGCGGGCCTGCCCTTCGACCCGGCGACGGGCACGGTCCCGCACGCGGCGGGCCGGGTGGTGCGCGCGGGCCGGGCCTCGGTCGGCGAGTACGTGGCGGGCTGGATCAAGCGCGGCCCGACCGGGGTGATCGGCACGAACCGGCCCTGCGCCAAGGAGACCGCGTCCTCGCTGCTCCAGGACGCGGGGGCGCTGGCCGGGCGCGAGCTGCCCGGCGACCCGCTGGACGCGCTGCGCGCGGCGGGGCTGCGGCCGGTGGAGTGGCCGGGCTGGCTGGCCGTGGAGACCGCCGAGGCCGATCTGGGCCGCTCGCTGGGCCGCCGCTCGGTGAAGATCCCCGACTGGCAGGGCCTGTTGGGCGCGGCCGGGCTGGCCTGA
- a CDS encoding ArsR/SmtB family transcription factor, protein MTERDAARALAHPDAAAIRLEGVLHALSDPVRLSIVRDLDGSASALACSSFDLPVTKSTTTHHFRVLRESGVVRQTYRGTTKLNALRRDELEDLFPGLLDSVLTAAAAEEARLGKA, encoded by the coding sequence ATGACGGAACGTGACGCGGCCCGCGCCCTGGCCCACCCCGACGCGGCCGCCATCCGCTTGGAAGGAGTGCTGCACGCGCTCTCCGACCCGGTCCGGCTCTCCATCGTCCGGGACCTGGACGGCTCGGCCTCCGCGCTGGCCTGCTCCTCCTTCGACCTGCCGGTCACCAAGTCCACGACCACCCACCACTTCCGCGTCCTGCGGGAGAGCGGCGTCGTACGCCAGACCTACCGCGGCACCACCAAGCTCAACGCCCTGCGCCGCGATGAGCTGGAGGACCTCTTCCCCGGCCTCCTCGACAGCGTGCTCACGGCGGCCGCCGCCGAGGAAGCCCGCCTGGGCAAGGCCTGA
- a CDS encoding NADH:flavin oxidoreductase/NADH oxidase gives MSAAPAAFAALFAPYTLRSVTVPNRVWMAAMCQYSAEPAGPNAGVAHDWHFAHYAARAAGGTGLIIQEATAVSPEGRISPYDLGIWNDTQVEALRRITGFLKAQGTVPGIQIAHAGRKASTDRPWKGGGPVGPEEHGWQALAPRAVPFSEAHPVPHELTADEIREVVGQFAAAAERALAAGYEVVEIHGAHGYLIGEFLSPHSNKRTDAYGGSFDNRTRFALEVVDAVRSVWPDELPLFFRISATDWLEADGWTADETVRLARLLQEHGVDLLDVSTGGLAPGVTIPVGPGYQVPFAARVKAETSLPTAAVGLITEPEQAEKILANGEADAVLLGRELLRDPYWARRAAAELGAEIRTPAPYHRSW, from the coding sequence ATGAGTGCTGCCCCCGCTGCCTTCGCCGCCCTGTTCGCGCCCTACACCCTCCGCTCGGTCACCGTCCCGAACCGCGTGTGGATGGCCGCGATGTGCCAGTACAGCGCCGAGCCCGCCGGCCCGAACGCGGGCGTGGCCCACGACTGGCACTTCGCCCACTACGCGGCCCGCGCCGCCGGCGGCACCGGCCTGATCATCCAGGAGGCCACCGCCGTCTCCCCGGAGGGCCGGATCTCCCCCTACGACCTCGGCATCTGGAACGACACCCAGGTCGAGGCGCTGCGCCGGATCACCGGCTTCCTGAAGGCCCAGGGCACCGTCCCCGGCATCCAGATCGCCCACGCCGGACGCAAGGCGTCCACCGACCGCCCCTGGAAGGGCGGCGGCCCCGTCGGCCCCGAGGAGCACGGCTGGCAGGCGCTCGCGCCCCGCGCCGTGCCGTTCTCCGAAGCCCACCCGGTGCCCCACGAGCTGACGGCCGATGAGATCCGGGAGGTCGTCGGACAGTTCGCGGCCGCGGCCGAGCGGGCGCTCGCGGCGGGCTACGAGGTCGTGGAGATCCACGGCGCGCACGGCTACCTGATCGGCGAATTCCTCTCCCCGCACAGCAACAAGCGCACCGACGCGTACGGCGGCTCCTTCGACAACCGCACCCGCTTCGCCCTCGAGGTCGTCGACGCCGTACGGTCGGTGTGGCCCGACGAGCTCCCGCTCTTCTTCCGGATCTCCGCCACCGACTGGCTGGAGGCGGACGGCTGGACCGCCGACGAGACGGTTCGGCTGGCCCGGCTGCTCCAGGAGCACGGGGTGGACCTCCTCGACGTCTCCACCGGCGGCCTCGCCCCCGGCGTGACGATCCCGGTCGGCCCGGGCTACCAGGTGCCCTTCGCCGCCCGGGTCAAGGCCGAGACGAGCCTGCCCACGGCCGCCGTCGGCCTGATCACCGAACCGGAGCAGGCCGAGAAGATCCTGGCGAACGGCGAGGCCGACGCGGTCCTGCTGGGGCGGGAGCTGCTGCGCGACCCGTACTGGGCCCGCCGCGCGGCCGCCGAACTGGGCGCGGAGATCCGTACGCCGGCCCCGTACCACCGGTCCTGGTGA
- a CDS encoding wax ester/triacylglycerol synthase family O-acyltransferase, producing MATEHLSPLDLAFWRIESAAHPMHLGALAVFTADGRGPGAAEHAAELLTARCAAVPGLRRRIRDVLLPVGAAAWSSDPRFDPARHVFLVRTEEPAHTAASPLMARPLDRDLPPWEAHVLAGPDPDSFAVLFKFHHALADGLGALALAAALFDEGPDLRPPARSGPAGRPVPEQRAGSALRRLPGFFAARVQEVGQALEIGAAVARAGLPLGVPGALTAGASGTSARTVAGLALDLDEVGLVRKAAGGTVNDVLISVVAGGLRRWLEGRGDPAPRGPGPRALIPVSRRGRPGGGGGNRLSGYLLRLPLAERDPLLRLGRVRAAMDRNKDAGPARGAGAVALLADHVHPLGHRLGGPYVAQAARLLFDILVTSVPLPGLTFSLGGSRVREVYPLAPLAHGQSLAVAVSTYKGTAHYGIVADAAAVPDLPALAQALREELDALVREVS from the coding sequence GTGGCAACGGAGCACCTGTCCCCGCTCGACCTGGCCTTCTGGCGGATCGAATCCGCCGCCCACCCCATGCACCTCGGCGCACTCGCCGTCTTCACGGCCGACGGCCGTGGACCCGGCGCCGCCGAACACGCCGCCGAACTGCTCACCGCCCGCTGCGCCGCCGTACCGGGCCTGCGCCGCCGGATCCGGGACGTCCTGCTGCCGGTCGGCGCGGCCGCCTGGTCGTCCGACCCCCGTTTCGACCCGGCGCGGCACGTGTTCCTCGTCCGCACGGAGGAGCCCGCGCACACCGCCGCGAGCCCGCTGATGGCGCGGCCCCTGGACCGGGATCTGCCGCCCTGGGAGGCGCACGTGCTGGCCGGGCCCGACCCGGACTCCTTCGCCGTGCTGTTCAAGTTCCACCACGCCCTCGCCGACGGCCTGGGCGCGCTCGCCCTGGCGGCGGCGCTGTTCGACGAGGGTCCGGACCTGCGGCCGCCCGCCCGGTCCGGCCCCGCGGGGCGGCCCGTCCCCGAGCAGCGGGCCGGCTCCGCCCTGCGCCGGCTGCCGGGATTCTTCGCGGCCCGGGTCCAGGAGGTAGGCCAGGCCCTGGAGATCGGCGCCGCCGTGGCCCGGGCCGGGCTGCCGCTGGGGGTCCCCGGCGCGCTCACCGCGGGAGCCTCCGGCACGAGCGCCCGTACGGTCGCGGGGCTCGCCCTCGACCTCGACGAGGTCGGCCTCGTCCGCAAGGCCGCCGGAGGCACCGTCAACGACGTGCTGATCTCGGTGGTCGCCGGCGGGCTGCGGCGTTGGCTGGAGGGCCGGGGCGACCCCGCGCCCCGCGGGCCGGGCCCGCGTGCCCTGATCCCGGTGTCCCGCCGCGGCCGGCCCGGAGGCGGCGGGGGCAACCGGCTCTCCGGATACCTGCTGCGGCTGCCGCTCGCCGAACGGGACCCGCTGCTGCGCCTGGGCCGCGTGAGGGCGGCGATGGACCGCAACAAGGACGCGGGTCCGGCGCGCGGCGCGGGGGCCGTCGCCCTGCTCGCCGACCACGTCCATCCGCTCGGCCACCGGCTCGGCGGGCCGTACGTCGCCCAGGCCGCCCGGCTGCTCTTCGACATCCTGGTGACCAGCGTTCCGCTGCCCGGCCTGACCTTCTCCCTCGGCGGGAGCCGGGTCCGCGAGGTCTATCCGCTCGCCCCGCTGGCCCACGGGCAGTCCCTGGCCGTCGCGGTCTCCACCTACAAGGGGACCGCCCATTACGGCATCGTCGCCGATGCGGCCGCCGTCCCGGATCTGCCCGCCCTCGCACAGGCGCTGCGCGAGGAGCTCGACGCACTTGTACGAGAGGTCTCGTAG
- a CDS encoding WD40/YVTN/BNR-like repeat-containing protein: MADVLLLVGTRKGLFIGRRRGAAPWEFDGPHFNAQAVYAVAVDRRGPAPRLLVGGDSSHWGPSVFSSDDLGATWREPAAAAVRFPQDTGASLERVWQLQPAGPEAPDVVYAGTEPAALFRSADRGESFELVRPLWEHPSRGSWQPGGGGEGLHTVITDPRDRDAVTVAVSTAGVFRTKDGGASWEPSNNGVSAVFLPDPNPEFGQCVHKIAQDAGNTDRLYLQNHWGVYRSDDAGTRWTDIGGGLPSDFGFAVAAHPHQPDTAYVFPLNADSDRVPAEHRCRVFRTRDAGASWEPLTKGLPDGDHYGTVLRDALCTDDADPAGIYFGNRNGELYASHDDGETWQLLAEHLPDVLCVRAATIGQ, translated from the coding sequence ATGGCCGACGTACTGCTGCTCGTGGGTACCCGCAAGGGACTCTTCATCGGCCGCCGCCGGGGCGCGGCGCCGTGGGAGTTCGACGGCCCCCACTTCAATGCCCAGGCCGTGTACGCGGTCGCCGTCGACCGGCGGGGGCCGGCGCCCCGGCTGCTGGTCGGCGGGGACAGTTCACACTGGGGACCGTCCGTCTTCAGCTCCGACGACCTCGGGGCGACGTGGCGGGAGCCCGCCGCGGCCGCGGTGCGGTTCCCCCAGGACACCGGAGCCTCCCTGGAGCGCGTCTGGCAGCTCCAGCCCGCCGGCCCGGAGGCCCCGGACGTGGTCTACGCGGGCACCGAGCCGGCCGCGCTGTTCCGGTCGGCGGACCGCGGCGAGTCCTTCGAGCTGGTCCGCCCGCTGTGGGAGCACCCGAGCCGCGGCAGCTGGCAGCCCGGCGGCGGCGGCGAGGGCCTGCACACGGTGATCACCGATCCGCGCGACCGGGACGCGGTGACCGTGGCCGTCTCCACCGCCGGGGTGTTCCGGACGAAGGACGGCGGAGCCAGCTGGGAGCCCTCCAACAACGGGGTGTCCGCGGTGTTCCTGCCCGATCCGAACCCCGAGTTCGGCCAGTGCGTCCACAAGATCGCCCAGGACGCCGGAAACACGGACCGGTTGTACCTGCAGAACCACTGGGGCGTCTACCGCAGCGACGACGCGGGGACCCGGTGGACCGACATCGGCGGCGGGCTGCCCTCCGACTTCGGCTTCGCGGTGGCCGCCCACCCCCACCAGCCCGACACCGCCTACGTCTTCCCGCTCAACGCCGACTCCGACCGGGTGCCGGCCGAGCACCGGTGCCGGGTCTTCCGCACCCGGGACGCGGGCGCCAGCTGGGAGCCGCTCACGAAGGGGCTGCCGGACGGGGACCACTACGGCACGGTGCTGCGGGACGCGCTGTGCACGGACGACGCCGATCCGGCGGGGATCTACTTCGGCAACCGCAACGGCGAGCTGTACGCCAGCCACGACGACGGGGAGACCTGGCAGCTGCTGGCGGAGCACCTGCCCGACGTCCTGTGCGTGCGGGCGGCGACGATCGGCCAGTAG
- a CDS encoding uracil-DNA glycosylase, translating into MAARPLNEIVEPGWARALEPVAGQIAAMGDFLRAEIAAGRTYVPAGANVLRAFQQPFDEVKVLIVGQDPYPTPGHAVGLSFSVAPQVRPVPPSLDNIFLELHRDLGTGRPANGDLTPWTRQGVLLLNRSLTTAPRRSNAHQGKGWEAVTDQAIRALAARGKPLVSILWGRAARNLRPLLGELPVVESSHPSPKSADFGFFGSRPFSRTNQLLADQGSQPVDWRLPSVS; encoded by the coding sequence GTGGCAGCACGACCGTTGAACGAGATCGTCGAGCCGGGCTGGGCCCGGGCTCTGGAGCCGGTGGCGGGGCAGATCGCCGCGATGGGGGACTTCCTGCGCGCCGAGATCGCGGCGGGCCGGACCTATGTCCCGGCCGGGGCGAACGTCCTGCGCGCCTTCCAGCAGCCCTTCGACGAGGTGAAGGTACTGATCGTGGGCCAGGACCCGTACCCCACTCCGGGGCACGCGGTGGGCCTGTCCTTCTCGGTCGCGCCGCAGGTGCGGCCGGTGCCGCCGAGCCTCGACAACATCTTCCTGGAGCTGCACCGGGACCTCGGCACCGGCCGCCCCGCCAACGGCGACCTCACCCCGTGGACCCGGCAGGGCGTGCTGCTGCTCAACCGCTCGCTGACCACGGCGCCCCGCAGGTCCAACGCCCACCAGGGCAAGGGCTGGGAGGCCGTCACCGACCAGGCCATCCGGGCGCTCGCCGCGCGCGGCAAGCCGCTGGTGTCCATCCTCTGGGGCCGGGCGGCCCGCAACCTGCGGCCGCTCCTCGGGGAACTGCCGGTGGTGGAGTCCTCCCACCCCTCCCCCAAGTCGGCCGATTTCGGGTTCTTCGGATCCAGGCCGTTCAGCCGCACCAACCAGCTGCTGGCGGACCAAGGCTCACAGCCTGTGGACTGGCGCTTGCCGTCCGTGAGTTGA
- a CDS encoding sirohydrochlorin chelatase — MSSPTGPANGLPVRMPRPRQTGRHRRPEPAVAPEGAPALVLAVPGVPSAVSRGLAEEIISIGRSELPGLDARIGFLEGDDASEFPSLSGVLTAVATERAARAEFARAAGHEVPAPTGPDAVVVPLLAGPDGDLLRRVRQALMDSSAAAELADVLGPHPLLAEGLHVRLSEAGLARADRARLFTVTTAADGIVLATTGGEEAVQAAGITGMLLAARLAVPVKAAALDEEGSVAAVAEQLRREGSTQLALAPYLIGPEAAEGLLDSACKEADCAASEVLGAYGALGKLAVAQYSAALGLSQGASAH; from the coding sequence ATGAGCTCCCCCACTGGGCCCGCAAATGGCCTGCCCGTACGAATGCCGCGACCCCGCCAGACCGGACGGCACCGCCGGCCCGAGCCCGCGGTGGCGCCCGAGGGCGCGCCCGCGCTGGTGCTCGCCGTGCCCGGTGTCCCTTCGGCCGTCTCGCGCGGGCTGGCGGAAGAGATCATCAGCATCGGCCGTTCCGAGCTGCCGGGCCTCGATGCCCGCATCGGGTTCCTCGAGGGTGACGACGCCTCCGAGTTCCCGTCCCTGTCCGGGGTGCTGACCGCCGTCGCGACCGAGCGTGCCGCGCGTGCGGAGTTCGCCCGCGCCGCCGGCCACGAGGTGCCCGCACCGACCGGCCCGGACGCCGTGGTGGTCCCGCTGCTGGCCGGCCCCGACGGCGACCTGCTGCGCCGGGTCCGCCAGGCGCTGATGGACTCCTCGGCCGCGGCCGAGCTGGCCGACGTGCTCGGTCCGCACCCGCTGCTCGCCGAGGGCCTGCACGTGCGCCTGTCCGAGGCGGGCCTGGCCCGTGCCGACCGCGCCCGGCTGTTCACCGTGACCACCGCCGCCGACGGCATCGTGCTGGCCACGACCGGTGGCGAGGAGGCCGTACAGGCCGCCGGGATCACCGGGATGCTGCTCGCCGCCCGGCTCGCCGTACCGGTCAAGGCGGCCGCGCTCGACGAGGAGGGCTCGGTGGCCGCCGTCGCCGAGCAGCTGCGCCGCGAGGGCTCCACGCAGCTCGCGCTCGCCCCGTACCTGATCGGCCCGGAAGCCGCCGAGGGGCTGCTGGACAGCGCCTGCAAGGAAGCCGACTGCGCCGCCTCCGAGGTGCTGGGCGCCTACGGCGCGCTCGGCAAGCTCGCCGTAGCGCAGTACTCGGCGGCCCTCGGACTCAGCCAGGGCGCCTCCGCCCACTGA
- a CDS encoding lactonase family protein, with protein sequence MDGAQNSDQGGGHRAYIGSFTSGGGRGVTTAAVDPATGALTPLAATGAAVADPSYLALDPGAGVLYAVSETGDGAVAAFTPTAEGLAPLGAPVPVGGSGPTHLSLAGGRLLTANYTSGSVSSLPLAADGSPGGPAAVLAHEGSGPDPDRQERPHAHQVVPDPSGRWVLSVDLGTDSVRVCALDPASGGPRPHTETVLRAGTGPRHLAFHPDGTVAYVLHELEPQLTVCRWNAAAGQLEPVAEVPIASAGPSGAVRAYPSAVVASPDGRFVWAAVRGADTIVTLSLAAGAEKPELTGVVRCGGSWPRDLAADPAGRRLYAANERSGDVTWFDVDPVTGQPRRAGSVAVPAATCVVFD encoded by the coding sequence GTGGACGGCGCGCAGAACTCGGACCAGGGCGGCGGACACCGGGCCTACATCGGCTCGTTCACCTCGGGGGGCGGCCGCGGTGTCACCACCGCGGCCGTGGATCCGGCCACCGGAGCCCTGACCCCGCTCGCGGCCACCGGCGCAGCCGTCGCGGACCCCTCGTACCTCGCCCTCGACCCCGGCGCGGGCGTGCTCTACGCCGTGAGCGAGACCGGAGACGGAGCGGTGGCCGCCTTCACGCCCACCGCCGAGGGCCTCGCCCCGCTCGGCGCCCCCGTCCCCGTCGGCGGCTCCGGGCCCACCCACCTCAGCCTGGCCGGAGGCCGGCTGCTCACCGCCAACTACACCTCGGGCAGCGTCAGCAGCCTGCCGCTCGCCGCCGACGGCAGCCCGGGCGGCCCCGCGGCCGTCCTCGCGCACGAGGGGTCGGGCCCCGACCCCGACCGTCAGGAACGGCCGCACGCGCACCAGGTGGTGCCCGACCCGAGCGGCCGCTGGGTGCTCAGCGTGGACCTCGGCACCGACTCGGTACGGGTCTGCGCGCTCGACCCGGCCTCCGGCGGGCCGCGGCCCCACACCGAGACCGTTCTGCGTGCCGGAACCGGACCCCGGCACCTCGCCTTCCACCCGGACGGCACGGTCGCCTACGTCCTGCACGAGCTGGAGCCGCAGCTGACCGTCTGCCGCTGGAACGCGGCCGCCGGGCAACTGGAACCGGTCGCCGAGGTTCCGATCGCCTCCGCGGGCCCGTCAGGGGCCGTACGGGCCTACCCCTCGGCAGTCGTGGCCTCGCCGGACGGCCGCTTCGTGTGGGCGGCCGTCCGCGGGGCCGACACCATCGTCACCCTCTCGCTGGCCGCGGGCGCCGAGAAGCCGGAGCTCACCGGCGTCGTCCGCTGCGGCGGCAGCTGGCCGCGGGACCTCGCGGCCGACCCCGCGGGGCGCCGGCTGTACGCGGCCAACGAGCGCTCGGGGGACGTCACCTGGTTCGACGTCGACCCCGTGACCGGGCAGCCGCGCCGGGCCGGCTCGGTGGCCGTGCCCGCCGCCACCTGCGTGGTCTTCGACTGA